A part of Gemmatimonas groenlandica genomic DNA contains:
- a CDS encoding RNA polymerase sigma factor, translated as MTDQPTHLIDQVRAGDPHALGQLYDEFAPRLLRVAQQLLGSREDAEDAVHDMFVGLPEALRRYEERGALRAWLTTRTVRVALMRLRSVKRRREDALTDTEHASRHNAGDLADASELERAIAMLPDTLRAVFVLRQVEGFTHPEIATLLGISEGNSRVRHTRALEQLRARITR; from the coding sequence GTGACTGACCAACCGACGCACCTGATCGATCAGGTGCGGGCCGGTGATCCGCACGCGCTCGGCCAACTCTACGACGAGTTCGCACCGCGCCTGCTGCGCGTGGCCCAGCAGCTGCTGGGTTCACGCGAAGACGCCGAAGACGCCGTGCACGACATGTTCGTGGGGCTACCCGAAGCGCTGCGGCGCTACGAAGAACGCGGTGCACTACGGGCGTGGCTGACCACCCGCACGGTGCGCGTGGCGCTCATGCGACTCCGTAGCGTGAAGCGACGTCGCGAGGACGCGCTCACGGACACCGAGCACGCTTCGCGGCACAACGCGGGCGACCTCGCCGACGCCAGCGAACTCGAACGCGCCATCGCCATGCTCCCCGACACGCTGCGCGCCGTGTTCGTGTTGCGACAGGTCGAAGGCTTCACCCACCCCGAGATCGCCACGCTACTCGGCATCTCCGAAGGCAACTCGCGTGTGCGCCACACCCGCGCCCTCGAACAGCTTCGCGCCAGGATCACCCGATGA